From Cellulophaga lytica DSM 7489, a single genomic window includes:
- a CDS encoding sodium:solute symporter, protein MNYIDYAIVGLYLFGFLAMGYFFKENKDSSDYFLGGKSLGWFPLSLSTMATQLSAISFISAPAFVGLKLGGGMKWLTFEFAVPLAMIFIMVIIVPPLFRSGVVSIYEFVERRFHSSTRMILSVVFLISRALATGVMVYTISIILQAVLDIDYVYTVLIISVITIIYSWQGGMKAVVWGDAIQMIILFVGLIVCLFYGWSLLNTHGGIGEGFATERLQVVDFNWGIGEGQEYGLWPMLIGGFFLYASYYGCDQTQAQRLLSAKDEGTIRKLLLANGLLRFPVVLLYCTIGLVVGTLVIKAPDFFNDIAVMTEKYFPAEYAASGAKADLMIPIFITKYLPHGLIGLLMVGILSAAMSTLSSTVNSLSAVTVEDFFKRGNKKISSKKYMLVSKMSVVFWGLVCMASSFLFGGSKSAVIEIINAIGSVFYGPVLVTFLLAMFSKKVNYKGINAGILIGVLVNLIFSKTMQNIVGIDLGIHIFWIWLNFTGVLLTLSISYLVSYLTGWQKSNTGLLINVFPKKSDFLIKEVYILLGFFVLILILSFLIPHIYS, encoded by the coding sequence ATGAACTATATAGACTATGCAATTGTTGGGCTTTACCTTTTTGGTTTCTTGGCAATGGGCTATTTTTTTAAGGAAAACAAAGATTCTAGCGATTACTTTTTAGGAGGTAAAAGCTTAGGGTGGTTTCCTTTAAGCCTATCTACTATGGCCACACAATTGTCTGCTATTAGTTTTATATCTGCACCTGCTTTTGTAGGTTTAAAATTAGGAGGAGGGATGAAATGGTTAACATTTGAATTTGCTGTTCCCCTTGCAATGATTTTTATAATGGTCATTATAGTCCCTCCTTTATTTAGATCTGGAGTGGTAAGTATATATGAGTTTGTAGAAAGGCGTTTCCATTCTTCTACTCGTATGATTTTAAGTGTTGTTTTTTTAATAAGTAGAGCGTTAGCCACTGGTGTAATGGTGTATACCATTTCTATAATATTACAAGCCGTATTAGATATAGATTATGTATACACTGTATTAATTATAAGTGTAATAACCATAATATATTCATGGCAAGGTGGTATGAAAGCTGTTGTGTGGGGAGATGCCATACAAATGATAATTCTTTTTGTAGGTTTAATTGTGTGCCTATTTTATGGTTGGTCTTTACTAAATACACACGGAGGCATAGGAGAAGGCTTTGCTACAGAAAGGCTACAGGTAGTAGATTTTAATTGGGGCATAGGAGAAGGGCAAGAGTATGGCTTATGGCCAATGTTAATAGGTGGTTTTTTTCTGTATGCGTCTTACTATGGGTGCGACCAAACACAGGCACAACGCTTACTATCTGCTAAAGATGAAGGTACAATACGTAAATTGTTACTGGCTAACGGTTTATTGCGTTTTCCTGTTGTGTTATTGTACTGTACAATTGGTTTAGTAGTGGGTACGTTAGTAATAAAAGCTCCAGACTTTTTTAATGATATTGCGGTAATGACAGAAAAGTATTTCCCAGCAGAATATGCCGCTTCTGGTGCCAAAGCAGATTTAATGATACCTATTTTTATTACCAAATATTTACCCCACGGGTTAATTGGTTTGTTAATGGTGGGAATACTTTCTGCAGCAATGTCTACTTTAAGTTCTACAGTAAACTCTTTGTCTGCTGTAACAGTTGAGGATTTTTTTAAAAGAGGCAATAAAAAAATATCATCAAAAAAATACATGTTAGTTTCTAAAATGTCAGTAGTCTTTTGGGGATTGGTATGTATGGCTAGCTCATTTTTATTTGGAGGTAGTAAAAGTGCAGTAATAGAAATTATTAATGCAATTGGATCTGTTTTTTACGGACCAGTTTTGGTTACTTTTTTATTAGCTATGTTTTCTAAAAAAGTAAATTATAAAGGTATAAATGCAGGTATTTTAATAGGTGTTTTGGTAAATCTTATTTTTTCTAAAACAATGCAAAATATTGTAGGTATAGATCTAGGAATACATATTTTTTGGATTTGGTTAAACTTTACTGGGGTATTACTCACATTAAGTATTAGTTATTTGGTAAGTTACCTAACAGGGTGGCAAAAAAGCAATACTGGTTTACTAATAAATGTATTCCCTAAAAAGTCAGATTTTTTAATAAAAGAAGTATACATATTATTAGGCTTTTTTGTCCTAATACTAATTTTAAGTTTTTTAATCCCCCATATATATAGTTAG
- a CDS encoding MGH1-like glycoside hydrolase domain-containing protein has protein sequence MKERLISQAINVLDENFQPGGFTIPCKGLYPFQWKWDSGFIAIGQAYYDVSKAKQEIATLLDAQWDNGFIPHIVFHNESDTYFPGADVHRSDLSPVSSKKYKSTGMTQPPVTGFVLEEMYRIAKDKEDMFGYIKSQIDKVYDNHKYFYENRDVNDEGLVFIYHNWESGTDNSPIWDDIWETMNPPEYTFERRDTTHVDASQRPSKREYDHYLYIIEIAKENNYNDAKIAELSPFLVIDPLFNAMLIKSNQALINLYTLIGDNDDKIAQLVKWQVKSIKGFNKKLWDKELGAYVHYDLRKNKPISFVTSSSFSPLYANIPSKERADILVNTMMTKFGGEDKYLCASFDPESDRFDPKKYWRGPVWINMNWILFNGLKNYEYNNIAERVKEDSIELIEKYGFYEYFNCKKGTENAGYGGDNFSWSAALLIDFLNN, from the coding sequence ATGAAAGAGAGGTTAATATCGCAAGCCATTAATGTATTAGATGAAAATTTTCAACCAGGAGGATTTACAATTCCGTGTAAGGGGTTGTATCCTTTTCAATGGAAATGGGATAGTGGTTTTATAGCTATAGGTCAGGCTTATTATGACGTATCAAAGGCAAAGCAAGAAATAGCAACTTTGTTAGACGCACAATGGGATAATGGTTTTATACCACACATTGTTTTTCATAACGAAAGCGATACCTACTTTCCTGGAGCAGATGTACACAGGTCTGATTTAAGTCCTGTATCATCAAAAAAATACAAATCTACAGGAATGACGCAACCTCCTGTAACAGGTTTTGTGCTAGAAGAAATGTACAGAATAGCAAAAGACAAAGAAGATATGTTTGGCTATATTAAGAGCCAAATAGATAAGGTTTATGACAATCATAAATATTTTTATGAAAATAGAGATGTAAATGATGAAGGCTTGGTATTTATTTACCACAATTGGGAGTCAGGTACAGATAACTCTCCTATTTGGGATGATATTTGGGAAACTATGAATCCGCCAGAGTATACTTTTGAACGTAGAGATACTACACATGTAGATGCCTCACAAAGACCAAGTAAAAGAGAGTATGACCATTACTTGTACATTATAGAAATAGCAAAAGAAAACAACTATAATGATGCTAAAATAGCAGAGTTATCTCCTTTTTTAGTAATAGACCCATTGTTTAATGCTATGTTAATAAAGTCTAACCAGGCATTAATTAACTTGTATACACTTATAGGTGATAATGATGATAAAATAGCACAACTTGTAAAATGGCAAGTAAAAAGTATAAAAGGATTTAATAAAAAACTTTGGGATAAAGAATTGGGTGCGTATGTGCATTATGATTTAAGAAAAAATAAGCCTATAAGTTTTGTAACATCATCATCTTTTTCGCCATTGTATGCTAATATACCAAGTAAAGAAAGAGCAGATATATTGGTAAATACAATGATGACAAAGTTTGGAGGAGAAGACAAATACTTATGTGCTTCTTTTGATCCAGAAAGCGATCGTTTTGATCCTAAAAAATACTGGAGAGGTCCTGTTTGGATTAATATGAACTGGATTTTATTTAATGGATTAAAAAATTACGAATACAATAATATTGCAGAGCGCGTAAAAGAAGACTCAATAGAACTTATTGAAAAATATGGTTTTTACGAGTACTTTAACTGTAAAAAAGGAACTGAAAATGCAGGGTATGGAGGAGATAATTTTTCATGGAGTGCTGCACTGCTTATAGATTTTTTAAATAATTAA
- a CDS encoding TonB-dependent receptor: protein MKNLIIAFALIFSVTGVFGQTDISGTVKDADGVPIDGANIIIKGTSEGTTSDFDGNYTLSTGLSGSQIVRVTYIGYTTVEKTVNLSGSSVTLNFVLNADGQQLDEVLLTATSTKRSQKETPLSVTSLGAKQLAKVNTSSQADVLRSVPGITAEGGGGEVASNIFVRGLPSGGQYQFNPLQIDGMPVLSTFGLNSSAHDVYFRNDIGIKSLEFVRGGSSILYGVGSVAGIINYTSITGTVQQKTTLRTEFGSNSRYKADFVTSGPLGGEDSKTFYALSGFYRYDEGPIITGLPTEGFQLRGNIKHVTEKGSITISGQYIDDQVQFFLPYPLEGGSRERPYGNDGNEIFTLQTAAAQDISYRTPDGIYTSPIQDGVSTKGSYIMADFKHRFDSSFKLDAKLRYSKYAHQFNLFLDGSGVDGAKVVETQQEYLDARSLASGDFTYLNGQPLAADALLFENRILDRDRPLRELMADIKLTKTAGVHNLTFGTFFSRSEAGDFNVITRYLGEYNNRPSLVNVSGYSVNGVTNRGLAYTNRNISSNKIAAFIADEIKLDRWNLDFGIRYERASGDIENEGTTSYLVDNTGIAGLDNVTWGDGSYTRGHVYADDFAVAAAALYKVNDNLSVYGNFSRGYFFPELRGTKFDDFGNPSSYDTEKILQGELGIKYGVPGFSATAAIYDVSLKDRRSVSFVNAPDGGFIEEVDKQDSNTYGFEGTWNWSFADNFAFTGSFTYQDHEITKSENDPAIEGNELRRQPNVISALGLSYDDAKLDASFDFNYTGKKFTNETNTIELDAIGISNLNLGYTFSLSEEGETLRIGTQVFNLFNSDGITEGSPRLGNNQTDEEFFVGRPVLPTRVFLNATFKF from the coding sequence ATGAAAAACTTAATTATTGCATTTGCATTAATTTTTAGCGTTACAGGAGTGTTTGGTCAAACAGATATTTCTGGTACGGTTAAAGATGCAGACGGTGTTCCAATAGATGGAGCAAACATTATTATTAAAGGCACAAGTGAAGGAACAACATCAGATTTTGATGGAAACTATACGTTAAGCACTGGTTTAAGTGGTTCGCAAATAGTAAGAGTAACCTATATAGGATATACTACAGTAGAAAAAACAGTTAATTTATCTGGGTCGTCTGTTACATTAAACTTTGTTTTAAATGCAGATGGTCAGCAGTTAGATGAGGTTTTACTTACAGCAACATCTACAAAAAGATCTCAAAAAGAAACGCCTTTATCTGTAACCTCTTTAGGGGCAAAACAATTGGCAAAAGTAAATACAAGTAGCCAGGCAGATGTGCTACGTAGTGTACCGGGTATTACCGCAGAAGGTGGTGGTGGTGAGGTAGCATCTAACATTTTTGTTAGAGGTTTGCCTTCTGGTGGCCAATACCAGTTTAACCCATTACAAATAGACGGTATGCCAGTGTTAAGTACATTTGGTTTAAACTCATCTGCACATGATGTGTATTTTAGGAACGATATAGGTATTAAAAGTTTAGAATTTGTACGTGGTGGATCATCAATATTATATGGTGTAGGTTCTGTTGCAGGTATTATAAACTATACAAGTATTACTGGTACAGTTCAGCAAAAAACTACATTAAGAACCGAGTTTGGTAGCAACTCTAGGTACAAAGCAGATTTTGTTACTAGCGGTCCATTAGGTGGTGAAGATTCTAAAACCTTTTATGCATTATCTGGGTTTTACAGGTATGATGAAGGACCAATTATTACAGGTTTACCAACAGAAGGTTTTCAATTAAGAGGTAATATTAAGCACGTTACAGAAAAGGGTTCAATTACAATTTCTGGTCAATATATAGATGATCAGGTGCAGTTTTTCTTGCCTTACCCATTAGAAGGTGGCTCTAGAGAAAGACCTTATGGTAATGATGGCAACGAAATTTTTACGCTACAAACAGCTGCAGCTCAAGACATATCTTACAGAACTCCAGACGGTATTTACACATCTCCAATACAAGATGGTGTGTCTACTAAAGGATCTTACATAATGGCAGACTTTAAGCATAGGTTTGATAGTAGCTTTAAACTAGATGCAAAACTACGTTACTCTAAATATGCGCACCAGTTTAATTTGTTTTTAGACGGTAGTGGTGTAGACGGAGCTAAAGTTGTAGAAACACAACAAGAGTATTTAGATGCAAGAAGCTTGGCAAGTGGAGATTTTACATACTTAAATGGGCAGCCTTTAGCTGCAGATGCTCTGCTTTTTGAAAACAGAATTTTAGATAGAGATAGACCTTTGCGTGAGCTTATGGCAGATATAAAACTAACCAAAACAGCAGGCGTGCACAACCTAACTTTTGGTACTTTCTTTTCTAGATCAGAGGCAGGAGATTTTAATGTTATAACAAGGTATTTAGGAGAATACAATAACAGACCTAGCTTAGTAAATGTTTCTGGTTATAGTGTAAACGGAGTTACAAACAGAGGTTTAGCATATACAAACCGTAATATTTCTAGTAATAAAATAGCAGCTTTTATAGCAGATGAAATTAAACTAGACCGATGGAATTTAGATTTTGGTATTAGATATGAGAGAGCTTCTGGTGATATAGAAAATGAAGGTACAACATCATACCTAGTAGATAATACAGGTATAGCAGGTTTAGATAACGTTACTTGGGGAGATGGTAGTTATACAAGAGGCCATGTGTATGCAGATGATTTTGCAGTGGCAGCAGCGGCATTATATAAAGTAAATGATAACTTAAGTGTTTATGGTAACTTTTCTAGAGGGTATTTCTTTCCTGAATTAAGAGGTACAAAGTTTGATGATTTTGGAAATCCTTCTTCATATGATACAGAAAAAATCCTTCAAGGAGAGTTAGGTATTAAATACGGCGTTCCTGGTTTTTCTGCAACAGCAGCAATATATGATGTTAGTTTAAAAGACAGACGCTCTGTTAGCTTTGTTAATGCTCCAGATGGTGGTTTTATAGAAGAAGTAGATAAGCAAGATTCTAATACATATGGTTTTGAGGGTACTTGGAACTGGAGTTTTGCAGATAACTTTGCTTTTACAGGATCTTTTACATACCAAGATCATGAGATTACAAAATCTGAAAATGACCCTGCTATAGAAGGAAACGAGTTAAGAAGACAACCAAACGTTATTAGTGCTTTAGGCCTTAGTTATGATGATGCTAAGCTAGATGCTAGTTTTGATTTTAACTACACAGGTAAAAAGTTTACTAATGAAACAAATACAATAGAATTAGACGCAATAGGTATTTCTAACCTTAATTTAGGATATACTTTTAGTTTAAGTGAAGAAGGAGAAACATTAAGAATAGGTACACAGGTATTTAATCTTTTTAATTCAGATGGTATTACAGAGGGCTCACCAAGGTTAGGTAACAACCAAACAGATGAGGAGTTTTTTGTAGGCCGTCCAGTGTTGCCAACAAGAGTATTTTTAAACGCAACATTCAAATTTTAA